The following are encoded together in the Choloepus didactylus isolate mChoDid1 chromosome 7, mChoDid1.pri, whole genome shotgun sequence genome:
- the LSM2 gene encoding U6 snRNA-associated Sm-like protein LSm2 yields the protein MLRTALSKKPTKTGKGILQPCGQSRARACVLGVGRSGRKWPGRKHRPLACSVTPPARLSRVVNPPRLGFPWLRAFKGFFRGGCATLSRPTRGLVLQVPPGPRPAAPALYFPVRPAARGADIMLFYSFFKSLVGKDVVVELKNDLSICGTLHSVDQYLNIKLTDISVTDPEKYPHMLSVKNCFIRGSVVRYVQLPADEVDTQLLQDAARKEALQQKQ from the exons ATGCTGCGGACTGCACTGTCAAAGAAACCAACAAAAACCGGTAAGGGAATCTTGCAGCCTTGTGGCCAAAGCCGAGCCCGCGCCTGCGTGTTGGGAGTCGGCCGCTCCGGGAGGAAGTGGCCTGGCAGGAAGCACCGCCCTCTTGCCTGCAGCGTTACCCCGCCCGCCCGCCTTTCCCGAGTTGTGAACCCACCGCGCCTTGGTTTTCCTTGGCTCAGAGCTTTCAAAGGCTTTTTCCGCGGCGGCTGCGCGACCCTGTCCCGCCCCACGCGCGGGCTCGTGCTCCAGGTGCCTCCCGGCCCCCGACCCGCGGCCCCCGCCCTCTACTTCCCCGTGCGGCCAGCGGCTCGCGGCGCGGACATCATG CTCTTCTACTCCTTTTTCAAGTCCCTCGTGGGAAAGGATGTGGTTGTGGAACTCAAGAATGACCTAAG CATCTGCGGAACCCTCCATTCTGTGGATCAG TATCTCAACATCAAATTAACTGACATCAGTGTCACAGACCCTGAGAAATATCCTCATATG TTATCAGTGAAGAACTGCTTCATCCGGGGCTCAGTGGTCCGCTATGTGCAGTTGCCAGCAGATGAGGTTGACACACAGTTGCTACAGGATGCAGCAAGGAAGGAGGCCCTGCAGCAGAAACAGTGA